The genomic interval TTGTTgtgataattaattttattataaagtgaactttaaacttaattcaattttacaaaattgatTCTTGGAacgaggtttgcactcacttatatacattGAAAAGTcctaatctttagtcgatgtgggatctccaacacactcccAATGTCAAAAGTGACAATTCATGCGTGGGACAACATATTATGAGTGGTTCGATAACGGTCCGATAGCGGTGGCACAATAGgtccaacaaatactcgctaggatagactttaaataactttgataccatatttacaaagtaaactttaaatttaattcaatctcataaaaccggctcatgtaataaggtttatatatatataaaagtcaTAATCTCTGATCTAGTGGATATCCAACAAATTtgtaattttcaaaaaaatcagTCTCATTTTTAGGTAGGTATATTGTTTGCTGAAACACATGAAAGTTTACAGGTGAAGGTGGCCATGACAGCAGCAGCAGTTCTTACAGTGGTGGGTGTTATTGGCATTGTATCAACTTTTGGCATCCCAGATCACCGTCACCGAAAGCTTCTGGTGGGTAGCATAAGCTTGGGGGTCTCAATAGCACTCTATGCATCGCCTTTGGTTGCAATGGTGAGCCATAGTTGGATTAAAAGGAAACAGAGAATAGCAAAACCAAAAAAGAGGAACAGAGTGGTTCCatcataaaagaaaaagagataaTTTTGTTCTGTTCATATTAATTGCAGAAGAAAGTGATAGAAACGAAGAGTGTGGAATTCATGCCACTACCTTTGTCTTTGAGCTCCTTGTTTGCCTGTCTAATGTGGATGACTTATGGACTTCTCATTCGCGATATTTTCGTTGCGGTATGTAACATACTTGCTGTTTTTCTTCCAAAATACATTGTAAAATAGTAACATTAAATAATGGTTGAATTAacgaaaaaaatattctaacatgggataataagttattttaattttagaaagaGTTTTAATAGTTGTGCAATAAAAAGAGTGGTTTTGTAACAGGGGCCAAATGTGGTTGGAACTCCCTTGGGCATCCTCCAGCTGGTTCTCTACTGCAAATACTGGAAGAGGAGACCCACGGAAGAGCCCAACAAGCAAAACGAGCACCACGAAAAGCTGGACTTGGAAATCGGACATGATAAGAACCTCAATGTTCCTAACTGAATTTCGATATACTAAAAAAGAAATGATaactcttaatattattaatttagatataaatatatataataaaagataaatttataattaaatgatataaaaaagtattaaaataataatattgagatTATAAtgtaattgtataaaaaaaatagacttGTCAATATATCATTACCATTAATAAAATTACCTATCATCATTTTATGTCTCTTCTTATACCGATTCAACTTCTTCTAGGATTCGAGCTTTTATGTTCTTTGAtctacagaaaaaaaaaaaaaaaacagttcaTGTATTTGGCAGTTGATGTATTCACCACACAAATTTAAGTCATAGTGTGCTAGTGCAAGTTATATGTTTAGGGTTTATATAAAAGCTTTATATTTCACCAACAAAGCAACTAAAAGTATAATACCtatataaatatgtaattaaaatgtaatacctatataaatatgtaattaaaatttaaaagataaatatattttcatactataatatgaaattaatttttatctctaatcTAAACTTTAAACCTCTCTTATAAATGAATTTGTAATAATTTAACGAAtcattatcaatattttttttacgtaataaatttttatcataaattatatcataatattataacataaatgttaacaataaattaatattaaatattttaactttttaattcacattaaaaattcatttatcaCCCGAAATTCTAAAATTTCTATTAGAAACGAAAAtcaataatgaaattaaaaaaacatatttaactcaaatttaaaataactcaTAATATGTCGTTATTAATTAATGATAAATGAACTATAAtatatatcttaattttttaatttacctaataaaatatatttttgtaaaaagataattaaaagtaataatttcaaaataatgtGAACTGTTGATGGATACGTGAATTTACAATAATAGTTTACCGAATGTAATCAAATATTTAACTGAATTAATTATCTATGATGAATTTAAGTAGATTAACAATTACATCATTGTTGACCTAATAAACTGCACTGaattaattacattaaattaGCATTTAGTGGTATTAGAATAGTGAATGAAACTATATAATAATCTCACAAAAAAAGTATGAATAAGATAGTCACTAACTACTACTTCAACTTTACTCTAATGAATAAAGATATGTGAATGAACTAATAAGTTGAATTTTACTCAATGAAATGAATAAAATCAATCTATAGTTAGGGAACAAATTTGTCATAAAATAATGACAGAATTTATGAAGGAAAAAAAGTTGTTAAAAATgtgagagatttttttttttcacatacaATCGCAAAATATATtgcaatataaatttaaaatatttagtaaaaaataaaaatcaatattttaattttttgggaTAAATAAATCATGTGATATTTAGAACGAAACTGTCtgtttagttttaaaataatgaaaatccaagtttttaatattatagttCAATGATAACATAACGTATAATTTACTAATAAGTTggtctttaaaattatattttaacaacAAAATACTCTCACCAGACTTAATTATAGATGTAATACTAACACTTGATTaggttataaatatataacACTATTGAAAAATGAATTTCACTCTCTTcagtttaatatttatatatatttttatgattcATAAATGATTTGAAATAATTGAggtttttttaatacaaaagaGGACAATAATTATCATTCAGCATACCTACTGTTACAAAATACTATGAATGCGAACCAAAGAATATATTGAGATCAGAAAAACAATGTTGATGGAAGAAGATAtagaaaatatgaatatattatatttacataaccaaagaatttatacaaataagtaaaatattatttattgaaaaaagaaaattttcttatcattttctcctttttatttaatttttttgttttttttttctttataattacaCTAAAGAAAGTGATCAAATAATATATTCTCTTTATACAATGGTATACATAGAAATTATTATTACAGTTATCATTATTAACATGTTTATcactttttataaatatgataaatactattatgattattattattatgctgctagttattatattatatattatcataattattataattatcaccattaataatcttaataatgATTAGTTTTGtgaatatcatttttattaatatgattattataatatgtattattatttaaaaaaattgatatcattattattactataattattgttatgaatatatttggtattattgttataatgtttttttattatgaataatagtattattatgattattcttaataataatttgtatCGAGCTACCTCTTATTACTataattgtttttcttatttgtaatactattattatattattattgggTTTAAAGTCATTCATACACACCGGAAATCGTTTTATTTGTAAGTTTCCACTCTCACAACCTTCTTGTAGTTGTTAATATtactacaattattattattattattactattattattattattattatcattattattatcattattattaataatattattaatattaatatcattataataaaattgtcaCCATGTTAGAACCATGGATGTTGATGCACAAATATCGGAGGTGAAATGTCCTAATTGGAGGACTCATCGTCGTCCAATAATGCACGCCAAAACTATTTCTTTTTGCATCAAAATTTGTTTATCAACGGGCTAGGGGTGTTAGCATCAAAATAAGCACCAGGCAAATTCTTCCTATAACCAATCAATTTGAACcatacataattttaaatttccaaaagtctttcatttttttaaatcaaaatttaaaattgaaaataatacattccaaaAAGATAGATatgaagagattattgtgttccgaaaataaaaatccagaaaaaaaatcaaaatctcattctgaataaaaaaattcataatataaaatttattctccAAAAAATATCTAGAACATATTCCAAAAAAGGAGGtctgaaatgtatttttatatatcCTTCCATTTTATTTAAGGACATTTATGTCTTTTTATTGTGAAATTGGGTGTGAAGTTAtatatggtgcaggaagtaattgccTTAGCACCATCCCCACATTGTTGGCAATTGTTTCCTGCACCCGATCAATTATGACTGGCACCTGacgaatttttaaaattttcattgtgtcattctcttcttcactttgAAAAATAGTGTATGGTGAGGTAGAGGAAGTTCATTGTTGTGGTGAAACTTTGCTTTGAGCTGCAAAAGATGAGGTTTACATTCATTGTTGTGCACAGACATTCAGTGTAAGGTGCGATTGCCAAGTTAATGGGTAAGTAGTCATTTGAACTCGTTTATGGTGTTTCGTTCGAACTGAGCTGGTCCCAAATATTGACTTCTGGAAGTCTGGTTTTTGCATTACAGATGTCAAAATTCAAAAGTCTGTTTTTTGCATTGCGGATGTCAAAATCCGAAAGTCTAGTTTGTTGCTTCCAAATGCCCATGTCCGTAACTGAAAATTGGCTTACGAATGTACATATCCGGGATTTTTTTATGCAATACGGATGTACATATCTGGAAGCTAAGTATTGATTTTTTTTGCCTTATGGATTTATTTATCCGGAAGCTAagtgttcatttttttttcagcaaCCCAATGGATATAACGAAGTCATACATGGGAGTTTTAGGGTAGATTGATGTGTGGGATGAATTAGATGATATTGATATGGAGCATTCAATAAGTTATAACGCATTAGATAATGAACACAGGACACATGAGTGTAGTGAGGCATTTTCTACAAATGAGGTATGGTCAATGTTAGGGTTGTGAAtgcttttttttatgaattgttttaaaatttggcATATGTTATTGTAGGTATTTCGTGATCGAGATGAGCTGTTAAAGTGGGTGAGAAGTGTTGGCTATAGTTATGagtttgttattattatattaaggTCAAATACATGCACAGGCCAACGAGGAAGGATGACCTACGTATTGTTAAGTTGTGAGAGAAGAGGTAAATATAGACAGTATAAAAAAGAAGTAGATGTCAGTCGAACGGGAAGTAGGACGTGTGAGTGTCCTTTCAGATTGCGAGGCAAACCAGTCAAAGGTGGTCAAGGGTGGATGGTTGAATTAATTTGTGGTTCTCACAATCATGATTTGGCAGAGACAATGGTGGGTCATTTGTATGCTGGAAGGTTAAGTATAGAGGAAAAGTTTATGGTTGAGGATATGACTAAAACTTCAGTGAAGCCAAGAAATATCCCCCGTAAGCCCAAGAATATCCCTCGGTAAGCCTCAAATCAACAAAAACTCAAGATAAAACACACTAACTGATGTAGCACTCTTGTCCGCAAAAATAGTGCAACCAACAAGGTGAAGTAAGTAAGCTCTGGCAGCCACAATCCACTGCCTCCTTGAGCATGCGTCTTCATACACatctcttaaccaactcaggcgCACATGAGCTCCCCGACAGTGTCTTGTTTCTTCATATGCAACTCCATGGTCAACACGGAGGGATTCTACCAATAAATCATTCGTCGAATCTGCATCTAAGGTTTCCTATGTGTAAAAATGACTGACAATGGGTAAATGCAATAAATTTGACACATAATCAAGAGTGATGGTCATCTCCCCAACTGGTAAATGAAAGTTGTTTGTCTCAGCATGCCACCTCTTTACAAAAGCACACAACAGTCCTCAGTCTAAATTCTCATAACTAGCATGAAGCAGGCCACCTAAGCCAGACAATTCTACAACAGCTTGTATGTGCTCATGAGGTGCTCCTAACTTATTTATCTTCCTCCCATGTGAAATGACCTTCATCTCACCACGATCCTACAATAATCAACATATATCATCAATAAATAGATACAtaccaaatacaaaaaaatatttttcattacttaCCAAACCATCCCACAACTGTCTGGCTACATGATGTTCATTATTAACGAGTAAGGACTTATCCAATGGCCCTCCTGGATAACCTTCATCATCAACTTCGACTTCTTCTTGTTCAATATAATCTTCAAAGTGTTCATTTGGAATTGAAGTACTAGGGCCACCCCGTTTTCTTCTCACCAATGTAGTTGGTCGCACACGGTCCAAATTAGAACTTCCTCCACCTCTAGTCCTCACCATCTTACATTTCATTAAAATAACATTCAAtccaacatatataaaaaattataacacatatagtataaaagaaaaaatgaaaaattccaTAGAAGTCAAGTGCTTTAACTACCTAACACTAatacggatattaatatccgcaGAACAACAACAAATTCTAGATAAAAATATCCGCAACTCAAAAGTCCATTACGAATAAAAATATTCGGAAGCCACTAATCaactacggataaaaatattcGGAAGGCAATAATGAACTACGGCTAAAAATATCCGAAAGGCAATAATGAGCTACGAATAGAAGGCAATACTCaactacggataaaaatattcGGAAGCCATGTCAGTGTACCTTGACCTTTTTGACGATGGTTCCTTCTCCGACTTCCAAAGATGACCGTCGCAGCTGCTGCTCTGCCTGCGATGCTGAAGGTCACTGACGGTGAAGCAAATGAACGGAGACAAAGGTGGCTGACGGTGATGGTTGCGCCTGCGGTTGTTGGTTCACGCAcaaacgaagaagaagaagaatagggTAGGGTGCATGACATTGGGTGCATATCACACTTAAGGTATTTTCAAATTCATTAAGGGTAGTTTAGTCTTTTCCTACATGCGATTGGGTGCCAACTCAAAATGATCAGGTGCAGGGAGAATCagtgatggcaaatttcatgaaggtcttcttgaatcatgtaagatatggtgcggaagctatgtatgagtgtgtgcaagatcctcctaagagtggtgttgatcttgaaggtgcatgataggtatgaatatagggaggttcggccagcccaagtaaaggtgaaggatgtgaagtttagagcctaaagttctagggagaagcaaagcttggcacaaaatggcagcataactttactcacaataaacttggaaaatacaagggataaccttcctatttataggctataaaaccgtaaaagctaagctaagtgtaaatgaaatgagagccaaatgaaatgcaagaaTGACAAGGCACGTGGCACATGCTCATGACTGGCCAAACACAAAAGaggttctagaatgttcactcaattatgctttctacactactctaattactaagcacccctaatgggcctccatgtaacatgtacaaggctttctctcttccatctgtggcttcattcaattgggcgtgaaagtgcttagccattgatcttgtaattgggcctagacggtctaggcctccctctagacgctccatgtgtagcctcccctcttcacgtcctagacgctccttccttgagtctagacgctcatcatgatctagctttgggtcttggctttcatggtgggatgtgcttggccctcctccatcaatcAGCCCACATTGTTTTCCCCTTTTCGACCCAATCGATCCAAAGGCTTTTGTACCATACCTCGGTCCAAACTTTCAATAATTAGAAATtactgataagtgtctaatttcagtaatatttcatattaaaatatagacacttatgaggatttattgctaatatacatataaaataatccctaatttatgaatttatacctttttacatttttatgagctttatttgaataagagcattttattcccaaatttggtgttaattgcatatttctaggattgaagatttggagtaaaggagaataatttgagctaaaaagagaaagttcgAAGGTCCcataatggaaaaagatgcaaagaaatatttggccttttttatgttttatcatttagccaaTTAGCACGACACaagaaacaacctaaccctagaaaactaggataaatagagggctagaggctcaaccctagtgtgccagattgagaggaaaacaccatatagtgaattgtaacccattTGGGAGAAttgaaggtgctagaagtatgcgtggctaattctacccgttgggattgggagtaatctgctcatactcttatgtattgaggtgatatcttatatattaatattcagttcttgattgattattggtattgttgttttacttttaattttccgtgacaaattgagaatcttaaatctgaccaagaggtatttttagggtttggacctaaacaacaatacttaacatatttgagtgctaggaatagacttgaaatgttaattgctattaaacgtctgagcttcgttctaagttgttcttataattatgcgagggatcgatagttagggtacattcttaaggattttatatgcgaggaatcgatataaatgatttttatacgggcatcaatttcaatcaaagaacttaatattgacatgctaatcaaaatacatgagagtgagagagatgaaacttaatccctatttttccaattgaaacaactaattttttgtttgttttcttattgatcatcacCAACAcaaatacacttttaattgttttgttctatatttagcgattactgtacttgataattcactgttccttgtgggatcgatatccgttcttagggacaattattacttctgacaaaacggtgcacttgccgtaaaaagtcatcaattaCCACCCAACtatttatttagtaattttgTCAAATGGTTTTTGGCAGatgatttttctttatcttccaCATACTTTGTATCCAAGCAAAAACCTTTCTCTTAGATTTCAACCATCTTCTTCAACCACCACCGAAACTGCAATTGtgtttaaagagaaaaaaagttgATAACGCCAAAAAGCCACCCACCTATGGCACCTTTAAATCCCCAAGACAGCAAAAAAGAGTGCCAAAAATCAAAGAACTCATTCACATTTCATCAAGgtgttaaaaaatgtttatttattttatttgcaaACTCTTCCATTCTGTCATTGATTCAACCATGTGTCATTGTTATTCCTTGaattgttttcatatgtttacaGTTACACGGAGACGCTTGACGATGTCTATAGACACTATAGTGGCAATTTTGTGAATAAAAGCAATATATAGGCAACAATTATAATTACATCCATAGTCTATTTGAAACGATTATAAGGGATATTATCCATTAatcatattttgaaaatatttgataTAGAAATAATTCaaactctgtttttttttaagacTTTTATAATGGAATAGTGTTTAGTTAAATGCTTTCCAAAATCATTTAATCCAATAATCCtatttgaaaataatgttttctataatttataaataccaAATAAGAtttggaaaaaataaaagagtgtcTTAAATCATTTTAGGAATGTAATTAAGCATAGACACTTCCCTATCACAATGTTTCGTCTAATGCTTTGACGATGCTTGTATCATCTGACATGTGTAAATTCCAACGTGCTTCTAATGCTTGTGAACTTGTGCATCTGCCTTGTTTACCCAAAAACTTAATCTAATGTGAGCTTTTATTGAGTTCATCAACACTAGGATCGTCTTATGTGATCTTTCTCAATTGTTTCGTCTGATCCTTTCTCTAACGAGAGCATCGTCTAACATTATGATTGTGTGTCATTAGTTCGTGTAACAACCTTTTCTCTTTGTTATAT from Phaseolus vulgaris cultivar G19833 chromosome 1, P. vulgaris v2.0, whole genome shotgun sequence carries:
- the LOC137815386 gene encoding uncharacterized protein, coding for MDVKIQKSVFCIADVKIRKSSLLLPNAHIDVWDELDDIDMEHSISYNALDNEHRTHECSEAFSTNEVFRDRDELLKWVRSVGYSYEFVIIILRSNTCTGQRGRMTYVLLSCERRGKYRQYKKEVDVSRTGSRTCECPFRLRGKPVKGGQGWMVELICGSHNHDLAETMVGHLYAGRLSIEEKFMVEDMTKTSVKPRNIPRKPKNIPR